The Thermodesulfobacterium sp. TA1 sequence TGGAGGCACAGGCACATTGGGTGTTAAGCTAAAAGAGAATTTGAGTGTGGAGATGTCCTTAGAGGGTGGAAATTATGCTGCAGGCACAGCTTCAGGCTGGAAATACTATCAGACAGGTTTTTTGATAAAATATGTTTTTTAAATGAGGACCTTTGATGTATATAGCCAGAAAGCCGGTTAATGGTGGTTATGAGTATAGCCTTAAAAAATCTTATTATGACCCGCCTTATTGGAAAAGTAAACTGATCTTAAACTTAGGGACCGATCCAGCAAAGTACATTACTTATTATAGTGAAGTTGCGTTTTCTATAGATTTAGAGGAAGAGTTAGCTAACTTAGGATATTCTACAGACCAGCAAGAATTAGAAAACCTGTTTTTTAGGTTTTTAAACCCTGAAACCCAGAGAATTATAAGTCAGTTTACCAAACCCAAAAGTATAAAAAGGTCGGAAAAACCGGTTAGTTTAGACCTTTTTCATCCTTTTGATGTGAAAAGGTATATAGTTTTAAAACTTGGGGTCCTTGAGCCTGAAAAGTTTCTTTCTTATCCTTTTCCGTTTTTAAAAAATATCATTAAAAAATCAAGGGATGAATTAGAAAATTTTTTCTGGGATATGGAAGATGAGTTAAACCATAGAGAAAAAATGAAATATGTAAGGGCGATTTTTGGGGTATTAAAGCTACCATATCAGATGAGAGAGGAAGAGGTAGACGACTTGTTTTTGAAAAACCTTTGTCAGGTTTTAGAGGACGAGGATTTTAGGATGGGTTTAACCAAAGAAGAAGTTTTATGCACCTATTTTTGCAGGTATATTTGGTTATACTTTGATAACAAACCGAGGTTTTATCAAAGAGAGAATCTTTATAAAACCTTTTATGAAAGGATTTATGTTGAGGCTGCCTATTATCTTGGAGTTTCGATAGACGAGATAAAAAGGGCCAACAAAAAAGAGATATTAATTCTTTTTAGGAAGATGGCTAAAGTGTTACACCCTGACCAAGGGGGGTCTAAAGAAGGTTTTATAAAACTTAAAAAGGTGGTAGAAGAACTTCTCAAACTTAAGAAAGACTAAAAGATTTCGTCTATAAGTTTTATTCCTATTTCTTCCCAGTCATCTTTGCCGTAGATAACGATCTTTGATTCTAAGCTTCCGTCTATAAAACTTAGGTCTTTTTGGATCTCTTTAACCTTTTCTTTAGAAAGTCCTGTAATCAGAAAAGCTCTACCTTCTTCTCCTCCTATCTGTTTAACCCGATGGATGATTTCAAAACCTTTAAGTTTACACACATTGGACCTATCTTCTGTAGTGATAGAAATTCCTATCAATTGGTAGCCGTTTACGATAAAAAGGTCAAGTTCAAAAGGTTTAGAGTCTTTTTGAGCCTTAAGAGAAAGTCCAAACTGAAGTTTTTCTTTAAGTCCAAGGTCTTCAAGTTTGTCTTTTAGCTCTCTATATACATACCATTCAAGCCAGAGTCCGTCCAAAAATTCTATAGAATCTTTGACCCTTCGTTTAAGCGCATCTTTACCTAAGTTTTCAGGAGGGATCCAAAGGGTTTTCCCTACGGTAAGTTTTTTCTCCTCAGGTAGACTCTCAAGCACCTTCCAGATAAAATCAGGGGTAGATAGTTCTAACTTTTCTATATATTCTTTTATCTCTGGTTTTTTTAGATGGTCTTTAAATCTTTTAGCTGTTTTAAAAAGATCTTTGTCAGCTTTAAAGATTTTTCTAAATGGATTTTCAAGCCAAGATAAAAACTCGTCTATTCGTTTTTCTTCAATTACTAAATTTTTGATAGCCTCTAAGGTTTCTTTAAACTCAAATTCTTCCCAACTCTCAACTTTTAGTTTTTCATAAAAAGAAAGCCTGAGCAAAGTTTTAATCTCAAGAAAAAAGTAATTCCGTAAGTCCCCTATTACCGGGAATATGTCGCCGTTGTCATATACCAGTTTAAAACGCCTGGTATCTAAATAGGAAGCAGAAAAGCGGTCTTTATAAAGGTTTTTAAGGTAGTTGTAAATCGCAACTACCATAGGTTTAGTTCCTGGTTTGTAATTTAGATGAACCTCGTCAAATTTTTCCCAAATACCGATAGTATCAAGGTCTTCTATAATCTGTTGAACATTGCCAATGTCTTTTAGAGGGACAAACAACACTTGATTAGGGCTTAAATGAAGTAGCTGTTTTACTCTTTCAGCATAAGCTTGGGTGCCCTTTTGTTCCTGGTTATCTTCAGAAAAAATGAACACAAAATTTTTATACCGATGGAAGGTTTTAAAATAAAGAGGGATTATATAGTTAGCTAAAGGATTGGTACCTATCAAAAGAACTAAAGCCTTTTTATCGTGAACTAAAGTTTTTCCTACCAAAGAAGCACTCTTTCTAAGAGGTTGGGATACATTTTTAAATAAATAATCTCATAATATTATAACTTGGTTAAAAAAAAGTTCAATCAGCAGGCTTTAGGGTATACTCAAAAATTTTCTTTTGGTTTGAGTAAATAGATGGTATATTTATTAAAATTAAATGGTAATTAGACCTAAAGGGGAGGATAAATTTTGAGGGTCGGATTTAGCTTTGACCTACATCGATTGGTTGAGGGAAGGCCATTAAAACTCTGCGGAGTAGAAATACCTTTTGAAAAAGGACTTTTGGGACATTCAGACGGGGATGTAGGGCTTCACGCCTTGATAGATGCTATGCTTTCTGCGGCCAATCTTCCTGACATAGGAACCCTTTTCCCTGATAAGGATCCGAGGTATAAAAACATAGACAGCTCTAAACTTTTAAAACAAGCCCTTTTAAGGGTAAAAGAACAGGGTTATGGTTTGCAGCAGATAGACCTTACCTTTGTTTGTGATCAGCCTAAACTAAGCCCATACTATGAGGCTATGAGAAATCGTTTAGTTGAACTTACAGGAATTAGTCCCTTAGACATAGGGCTAAAGGCTAGGACTGCTGAAGGGTTTTTTTTAGGAGAAAATAAAGAAGCTATCGCGTGTTTTTGTTTAGTAGTGATGAAAAAGATTGATTAAATTTTAAAAAAACAGTAATTAGACTTGTTTTTTTGTTTTTATGTGTTATTTTTAACGATTAAGATAGAAGGATGAGGGTTTCAAGAGTCCAATCCTCTTGTCTTTCAACTTCTATCAATTTTTCAAAAAATAAGGAGTTTAGCTATGCGTAAGGTTCAGTTAGGAGATGTAGTAAGCATCCATTGTGTAGGTCAGCTAAAAAACGGTGAGGTTTTTGAAAACACCTATGATGGTGAGCCGTTTATTTTCCAGGTGGGTTCTGCTGAGATTATTCCTGGACTTTCAGAAGCGGTGGTTGGTATGGAGGAGGGGGAAGAAAAAGAAGTGCTTATCCCTTCAGAAAAGGCTTTTGGACCAAAAGACGAAAACCTTGTTAGGTCTATTCCCAGGGAAGCCTTAAGTTTAGACGTAACCCCTGAACCAGGGTTAATGTTAAACCTTATCGTAGATACCCCTCAAGGAGAAATGACTTTCCCGGCTACTATTTTAGAAGTTACTGAAGAAGAGATAGTTTTAGACTTAAACCCACCTTTAGCAGGAGAAGATTTAATCTTTAAAATCAAGTTAGAAAAAATCCTTACTCCAGACGAAGAAAACATCATCCTTTAAACTACCTTAAGGCTCTGCCTTTTAAAAGGCAGAGCCTTAAATTTCTTTCTAACTTTTTTAAGATTTCATTCTTTCTGTTTTTCTGTTTTTCTGTTTTTCTGTTATAATTTAAAATCATGGAAAACTTGATTGAACTTTTAAGAAGTTTTTTGTTTATCTTTGTAGTTTGTATCCCCACGGTTTTATTAGCCATCAGGCTTAACATATCTCCTATCATCGGATTTTTAATAGCAGGGGTTTTGATCGGTCCTTCTGGGGTAGGTCTTTTAAAAGACGCTCATCTAATAGAAACCTTAGCTGAAATGGGTGTTATTTTTTTAATGTTTACTATCGGTATTGAATTTTCAATAAAAAAATTGATAGCCTATCGCAATGAAGTCCTTTTTACCGGATTTCTTCAGGTATCGTTTACCGTAGTTTTAATAGTAATTTTAAGCTTGGTTTTCCTAAAGATACCTTTATCAAACGGAATTTTTTATGGATTTCTTGTGGCTATGAGCAGCACAGCTTTGGTCCTTAAGATGTTGATGGATAGGGGAGAAATAAACACTCCTTACGGTCGTTCTGCCTTTGGGGTTTTAATTTTTCAAGATTTAGCTGTAGTATTTATCATACTTATTTTGCCTGTTCTGGCGGGTAAAGACGCTCATTTAGTTAGACTTTTATTTTCTATAGCTAAATCTTTTGGTCTTCTTATGTTTTTGTTTTTGGTAGCTTATTATGTGGTCCCTTATTTATTCCATCAGATAGTTAAGACCAGAAGTCGTGAACTTTTTTTGATGACCATTTTAGCCCTTGTCTTGGGAACTGCTTTTTTTTCTTATAAACTAGGCCTTTCTCTTGCCTTAGGTGCATTTTTAGCCGGAATGGTGATTTCTGAATCAGACTATGCATACCAAAGTATTGCTGAAATCAAACCTTTAAAAGACCTACTTATGGCTATATTTTTTGTCTCAGTGGGGCTCTTGGTAAATCCTAAGTTTCTTTGGGAACACTTTTTAACCACCTTTTTGTTATTGGGTGCCATCCTTGTAGTTAAATTTTTGGGCATTTTTTTAGCAACCCTTTTGGTAAATAAAACCTTAAGGGTATCTCTTTTAACCACCTTTTATCTTTTACAGATAGGAGAGTTTTCTTTTGTTTTAGCCTTAGAAAGCAAAAAGTTTGGTCTTATCTCCGAGGAATTTTATCAAGTTTTTATCGGAGCTTCTATCGTTTCTTTATTTATAACCCCCTTTTGGATACAGTTCAGCCACAATATAACCGACTTTATTTTATCCAGGGTTTCTCCTAAGCTTTATAGGCGTTATCAGAAAAGAAAGTCTCTTATAAAAGAGGATAAAACAATTTTTAAAGACCACACGATAGTTGTAGGGTTTGGGGTAGCGGGTAAAAATGTCGTTTATGGTTTAAAATCCCTAAAAATCCCTTATGTAATCTTAGAGATGAACCCTATTACAGTTAAAAAGTATAAACAAAAGGGAGAACCTATATATTTTGGAGATGCTACCAACAGAGAAATCCTCTTAAAATTTGGAATAAGAGAAGCTAAAGCTTTAGTCATTTCTATGAGCGATGTTATAGCTGCTCGTAAAATCGTTTCTATAGCCAGAAAGGAAAATCCTCAGCTTTATATCATCGTAAGAAGTAGGTTCGTAGCCGAAATAGAAGAATTAATAAAGTTAGGGGCTGATGAAGTAATCCCAGAAGAGTTTGAGGTATCTATAGAGATTTTTGCAAAGGTTTTAGAGACATACAAGGTACCTCGAAATGTTATTTATGAGCTTTTAGATAATCTAAGAAGTAAACATTACAAAGCATTTAGAAGCATTCAGGATTTAAAGTTTGAAAACTTAGAGAACTTTGAGTTTTTAAAGGAAGTTAATACTCAAAACTTTTTGGTTAAAGAAAATAGCAGGTTAGTCGGAAAGTCTATAAAAGATATAGCCCTTAGGACTAAAACAGGTGTTACCATTATCGCCATAAAAAGAGGTCTTGAGATCAAGGTAAACCCATCCCCAGAGGAAAGGATAGAAAAAGGGGACGTTTTAATATTGATAGGAAAAGAAGAGGATCTTAGTAAGGCATTAATTTACTTAAAAGAATTTGAAACTTAGTTTTTATGTGTAGGAGGTTTCTGTAGATGGAAGGGATAGAGGTTCATACTTTATTTTTATATATTGGCATTATACTCCTTTTGGCGAGGTTAACAGGGGATGTTTTTGCAAAGTTTGGTATCCCCTCAGTTATAGGAGAAATCTTAGTAGGGGTGTTTCTTGGGCAAAGCCTTTTGGGGTTAGTTCCTGTTAATAAGGCAATTCAAATTTTGGCAGAGCTTGGGATAATCTTTTTATTGTTCCACATAGGATTAGAAGCAGACCTAAAACAACTAAAAAAAGTAGGCCTCTGGGCTTTAGGGGTGGCTTTTGTCGGGGCATTTTTCCCTTTATTGTTTGGTATTTTTATTTCTTTTTATGTATTGAAACTAAACTTAATAACCAGTCTTTTTATAGGAGGTACCCTTACAGCTACCAGTATAGGAATAACCGTAAGGGTGCTTGAAGATTTAGGAAAATTAAACGAAAGGTTTGCCCAAATAGTTTTAGGGGCAGCGGTGCTTGATGACATTTTTGGAGTAGTATTACTTTCTGTGCTTTTTGAGTTTGCTAAAACCCAGACGATTGAAATAACACATACGATTTGGTTTGTGATTTACATTGGCACTTTTTTTCTTGTAGCCCCGATTTTAGGGAAAATTTTTGCTTATTTTATATCTTTTGTAGCTAAAAGGTTGGCTACCTTTGATTTTGTACCGCCTGTAGTAGTAGCCTTGATGCTTTTTTTTGCTTATGCTGCCCATCAGATAGGTTCTCCGGAAATTTTAGGTGCTTTTACTGCAGGGATAGCTTTTTCTCGTAGGTTTACCATACCTTTTGCTATGAGCTTGCAAACAGACAAAGAAATTATCCATAGGATAGAAGAAGCCCTTAATCCGTTGATTTGGGTGTTTACTCCCATCTTTTTTGTTTATATAGGGCTCCAACTTAATCTAAAGGTTATAGACTTTTTATCTCCTACCTTCTGGTTTTTAGGAATAGCTCTTTCAGTAATAGCAATTTTAACAAAGTTGGTGGTAGGGCTGGTAGTGAAGGGAGATCTTAAAGAGCGCTTAAGCGTAGGTCTTTCTATGGTACCAAGGGGTGAGGTAGGACTTATCTTTGCTGAATTTGGAAGAATGAGCGGAGTTTTTGATGAGATGCTCTATGCAGTGATAGTGTTTGTTGTTGCGATAACCACCTTTCTTCCTCCTCTACTACTTAAGGTTATTTGGAAACAACCTCAAAATTCTTAAAACTTAACCTTTTTTGAAAATAAAGAACTGGCATTTACTCAAAATTATTGTATTATTTACTTATGATATTAATACATGTTTGCTGTGGTCCTTGTCTACTTTACCCGTTAGCTTGGTTTAGAGAAAGAGGAATAGAGGTAGTAGGCTATTTTTATAATCCTAACATTCATCCTTATCGAGAGTTTAAGGCAAGGATAAAAGCTTTAGAAGAGGTAGAAGCTTTAAAGGG is a genomic window containing:
- a CDS encoding DUF1887 domain-containing protein; the protein is MVGKTLVHDKKALVLLIGTNPLANYIIPLYFKTFHRYKNFVFIFSEDNQEQKGTQAYAERVKQLLHLSPNQVLFVPLKDIGNVQQIIEDLDTIGIWEKFDEVHLNYKPGTKPMVVAIYNYLKNLYKDRFSASYLDTRRFKLVYDNGDIFPVIGDLRNYFFLEIKTLLRLSFYEKLKVESWEEFEFKETLEAIKNLVIEEKRIDEFLSWLENPFRKIFKADKDLFKTAKRFKDHLKKPEIKEYIEKLELSTPDFIWKVLESLPEEKKLTVGKTLWIPPENLGKDALKRRVKDSIEFLDGLWLEWYVYRELKDKLEDLGLKEKLQFGLSLKAQKDSKPFELDLFIVNGYQLIGISITTEDRSNVCKLKGFEIIHRVKQIGGEEGRAFLITGLSKEKVKEIQKDLSFIDGSLESKIVIYGKDDWEEIGIKLIDEIF
- the ispF gene encoding 2-C-methyl-D-erythritol 2,4-cyclodiphosphate synthase, whose product is MRVGFSFDLHRLVEGRPLKLCGVEIPFEKGLLGHSDGDVGLHALIDAMLSAANLPDIGTLFPDKDPRYKNIDSSKLLKQALLRVKEQGYGLQQIDLTFVCDQPKLSPYYEAMRNRLVELTGISPLDIGLKARTAEGFFLGENKEAIACFCLVVMKKID
- a CDS encoding peptidylprolyl isomerase → MRKVQLGDVVSIHCVGQLKNGEVFENTYDGEPFIFQVGSAEIIPGLSEAVVGMEEGEEKEVLIPSEKAFGPKDENLVRSIPREALSLDVTPEPGLMLNLIVDTPQGEMTFPATILEVTEEEIVLDLNPPLAGEDLIFKIKLEKILTPDEENIIL
- a CDS encoding cation:proton antiporter, coding for MENLIELLRSFLFIFVVCIPTVLLAIRLNISPIIGFLIAGVLIGPSGVGLLKDAHLIETLAEMGVIFLMFTIGIEFSIKKLIAYRNEVLFTGFLQVSFTVVLIVILSLVFLKIPLSNGIFYGFLVAMSSTALVLKMLMDRGEINTPYGRSAFGVLIFQDLAVVFIILILPVLAGKDAHLVRLLFSIAKSFGLLMFLFLVAYYVVPYLFHQIVKTRSRELFLMTILALVLGTAFFSYKLGLSLALGAFLAGMVISESDYAYQSIAEIKPLKDLLMAIFFVSVGLLVNPKFLWEHFLTTFLLLGAILVVKFLGIFLATLLVNKTLRVSLLTTFYLLQIGEFSFVLALESKKFGLISEEFYQVFIGASIVSLFITPFWIQFSHNITDFILSRVSPKLYRRYQKRKSLIKEDKTIFKDHTIVVGFGVAGKNVVYGLKSLKIPYVILEMNPITVKKYKQKGEPIYFGDATNREILLKFGIREAKALVISMSDVIAARKIVSIARKENPQLYIIVRSRFVAEIEELIKLGADEVIPEEFEVSIEIFAKVLETYKVPRNVIYELLDNLRSKHYKAFRSIQDLKFENLENFEFLKEVNTQNFLVKENSRLVGKSIKDIALRTKTGVTIIAIKRGLEIKVNPSPEERIEKGDVLILIGKEEDLSKALIYLKEFET
- a CDS encoding cation:proton antiporter, coding for MEGIEVHTLFLYIGIILLLARLTGDVFAKFGIPSVIGEILVGVFLGQSLLGLVPVNKAIQILAELGIIFLLFHIGLEADLKQLKKVGLWALGVAFVGAFFPLLFGIFISFYVLKLNLITSLFIGGTLTATSIGITVRVLEDLGKLNERFAQIVLGAAVLDDIFGVVLLSVLFEFAKTQTIEITHTIWFVIYIGTFFLVAPILGKIFAYFISFVAKRLATFDFVPPVVVALMLFFAYAAHQIGSPEILGAFTAGIAFSRRFTIPFAMSLQTDKEIIHRIEEALNPLIWVFTPIFFVYIGLQLNLKVIDFLSPTFWFLGIALSVIAILTKLVVGLVVKGDLKERLSVGLSMVPRGEVGLIFAEFGRMSGVFDEMLYAVIVFVVAITTFLPPLLLKVIWKQPQNS